Within Bacteroidales bacterium, the genomic segment TTACAATGGAAGTATCGGACCAGGAACTTGGCATGTTCATCAATACATTGCGCCAGGCTTCAGATTATGACTTTTCAGAATATTCCGACAAATCGCTTCGGAGAAGAATTGCCAAAATACTGGTAGATCATAAAATGTCGCTTCCGCAATTGCTTCAGACCATTGAACAGGAAAAAGATTTTGCCGAAAAAATTGTACGCGAAATAACCGTCAATACAACGGAACTCTTCCGCGATCCCCAGGTCTGGCACATGCTTCGGTACAAGGTGCTTCCTCTTTATGCCCATCTTCCCGTCATCAACATATGGGATATCGGATGTTCCACCGGTCAGGAAGTTTACTCCCTGCTCATCCTTCTTAATGAACTGGGATTGTTTGAAAAGACAAATGTCTATGCTACCGATATTAATTCGGAAGTACTGACAGCTGCTTCGAAAGGGGTTTACAGGTACCGCTTTAACATCAATTACCTGGATAATTTTGATAAGGTAATCAGGGAAAACCCTTACAATACGGCTATCCATTACGATGTTCCCTATGAAAAATACTTCGAAATTGATAAGAACCGCGACCTCATCCGTATGAAACCTTTTCTTACTTCCAAACCCGTATTCCGTAAACACAACCTGGTTCAGCAGGGAAACATCTGGCTCCGTAAATTCGATCTCATTTTCTGCCGGAATGTAATAATCTACTTTAATTTCAACCTGCAGAACAAAGTATTCAAAACGTTTCATGATTCCCTGCAGGAAGCCGGCTGCCTGGTGCTTGGCCTTCATGAAAGCATTCTCGGCCCCTTCTCTTCACATTTCGAAAAGAAAGATATGGTGTATTTTATTAAAAACCCGCTACCATAATCCTGTTACTGGCTAAACACTTATCTCTTTCCATCCGATGAGACACACAATGG encodes:
- a CDS encoding protein-glutamate O-methyltransferase CheR translates to MLSSLTMEVSDQELGMFINTLRQASDYDFSEYSDKSLRRRIAKILVDHKMSLPQLLQTIEQEKDFAEKIVREITVNTTELFRDPQVWHMLRYKVLPLYAHLPVINIWDIGCSTGQEVYSLLILLNELGLFEKTNVYATDINSEVLTAASKGVYRYRFNINYLDNFDKVIRENPYNTAIHYDVPYEKYFEIDKNRDLIRMKPFLTSKPVFRKHNLVQQGNIWLRKFDLIFCRNVIIYFNFNLQNKVFKTFHDSLQEAGCLVLGLHESILGPFSSHFEKKDMVYFIKNPLP